GTAATTCGATAGAAGTAATAGCGGTCATTTTCTTTTTCGCTAAGAAGCGATTGAGTAGGGAGATGCAGTAAGTACGATGTTCGTTTGTCGTTTCCTTATTGCCTTTCATACGGTAGAGCTTTAACCAATCTTGGCTAAATTCTTCAAACGTTATCTTAGCATCGAAGTAATATGCTTTGTTTAATTCAGCTATAGCTTTTTCAACTCTTTCACGTGCTTCCGTTTTACTTTTACCACGACGTGTAATTTGACGGCGTTTGCCAGTGGCAGGGTTACGAGGGCCTTCACCAGTGCAACGCCAAGTTGTCTTATTAATTTGAACGAAATGCATTAGCTGTCACCACCTTTATGAAAGTACTTCCCAAATTACTTTTAGTTTCTCGACATCTTTCTCATTACAGTTGGGAAGAGACTTGTACCATTGCTGTAATGAGGGATTGTGGGGAAAAGGTTCTTTTAATGCAGGATTATAAGTAGGGTCATCGGACAAACCTGCAACGTCAATTAGCTTTATGTAATCATAATGATAGGCTGTGGCAATGCGTTGCAATGTTTCAGGTGTTGGTTTGATCGCATTGCCAGTTCGACGATCCGTTCCTCTTTCAAGCATAGCCAAGTAAGAAAACGTAATATCCATACGTTTTGCTGCATCACGTAAAGATTCATCACCACGTAGTTCCTTTAATAACTCACCTAAACTCAAAATCGTTCACCTTCATTTCATTAGTATTGAATGCATATACCATTCTGTTTCCAACTATAAAATAGAGTTATCGTTCTGCCTATTCCAATTCAGCATAAGCAACTTTTTACTGCGGTATTGTTCCAATCGTTTGAATGCAAAATCATATTCTACATTAAATAGCCGTTGTACATTCTCGACAGTCAGTTCAGTAGGCTCTAGTTCATCCAGCATAAAAGAGGGGACACAGGCATGGTACATAAAGTTGTTGGCCTTATATTCTTGGTATTCACGGAATAGGGGATACATGCGTTGTTGATTGCCTGTATGTAAGAGAACGTGACCTAGTTCATGGCAGAAATCTTGCCATTGTTGCTGGGGTGTTAATTGTTCATTTAAAAATATGTAAACATGAGTTTTCGAGAATAAAGCTTGACTCTTATCTCTCCAATAAAAAATTTGAATTCTAAGTCGAATAGATATTTTATGAAATAGAAGTTGTTGTGGTTTAAGTATACCTATTAGTGTGTACAACTTTTTAATAAAATCCTCAGTATGTGTTGAACATTGCATATAAATCATCTCCTATCACTAATTAGAACGTTTGTTCTGTTTTAGTGTACAATAAAACCCTACTATTTGGAAGTAGGGTTAAATAGTAAATAATAAAAGGATTAAACTAATTAATATTAACAGATAAATAGTTAATATCAAACATAATAAATTCTTATAATTTGTAAGGTCTTTTATTATTAATTCTTTATAGTCATTTTTTAATTCATCAGTTTTAGAAGAAACAAAATTAAATTGTTTTTCAAATGTAACTCTTTTTTCTTTTACCAAATTATACAATGGAAAGTCTGAGAAAAAGAATATAGTTAAGGCAAATACCATATAGAATAAAGCTATTACAAAAAATATCTTACTAACAATTTCAAAATCAGAATTATCCGAATTAAACCTTGGTAACAAACGTAATCCAAAATTTACAAGTAGTATTGTAACTAGAGTTCTAAAACTTTTATGTAAATTATTTTTACTATCATTTATATTTGTGAGAATATCTTTAGATAATGACATATATTCCTTGAGGATTTCTTTTTTCTCCTTAAGAAATACTGATACTTCACCATTTTCAAAGGTTTCAAAAAGATAATTAGCATCTTTAAAAATATCATCAAAATAAGTGGGACCAAATTCACTTATATTTTGTTCATCATCTTTAGATAAATTATTACATATAGCTTTTCTTACAAATGTCTTTTTTTGGTCTGCACTAACATCATTTGTGTATATATAATAATATAAATTATTTAACCCTTTAAAATGATTTATCATTGTTTCATCGTTATACTCTTTGTCAATATCTACTTTGAGGTTATATCTACCTTTGAAATAAAAACAATTTTTATTGGTATCATTTGCTATTGTAGATAGGAGCGATTTTACTAAAGGAAGTAATGGTATAAGATTAAAATGATCTTCATGAATAAATTTAGGTAACAAACCGATTACTAATTCTTTTTTTTTCAAGGTTTCTAAATAAGACAATGTCTTTGAAGTTAAGTTTGAATCTTCAGTTTGATTAATTTGAAAAATAGAAGAATGGCTATGATTAAGAGGCCAATTTTCATTAGTAATATATGTTTCTAAATTAATTTTTTCGGAAAAAGCAGGGAGTTTATTCGATTTTATTTTTGAGAATTCAATAATAAATTTCTCTACACCAATATTGCTATAAAAGAACAAATGATTTATAGCATCGTTCAATTTTTGCTTAATAATGAGGTTAAATTCAATAAATTCAGGTTCGTCATATGGTACTAATAAATTTTGTAAATCTGAATTGGTTTTCAATGTTTGATTATTACCAAAAAAAGAATGACTAAAAAATACTTCAGGGAAATTCAAATCTAAAATTAATTTATAATCTATTTTGAAATCTATTAAATATTTAAAATCAATATCTTCTTTGGTAGATCCATTGAAATTAATTTTCTCACTTAAAACGTCAACATTATTGTCATTTAAATATTTGAAAATCGATTTCATTGGTCTACCCTCCTTTTTATTACTCTAAAATTAAATCTTCTTTATTAATTAGGTCTGTAGATACTGCTATTA
The genomic region above belongs to Lysinibacillus sp. FSL W8-0992 and contains:
- a CDS encoding helix-turn-helix domain-containing protein, encoding MSLGELLKELRGDESLRDAAKRMDITFSYLAMLERGTDRRTGNAIKPTPETLQRIATAYHYDYIKLIDVAGLSDDPTYNPALKEPFPHNPSLQQWYKSLPNCNEKDVEKLKVIWEVLS
- a CDS encoding ImmA/IrrE family metallo-endopeptidase, whose amino-acid sequence is MQCSTHTEDFIKKLYTLIGILKPQQLLFHKISIRLRIQIFYWRDKSQALFSKTHVYIFLNEQLTPQQQWQDFCHELGHVLLHTGNQQRMYPLFREYQEYKANNFMYHACVPSFMLDELEPTELTVENVQRLFNVEYDFAFKRLEQYRSKKLLMLNWNRQNDNSIL